From Hemibagrus wyckioides isolate EC202008001 linkage group LG11, SWU_Hwy_1.0, whole genome shotgun sequence:
ACAATTGAGATAATAGTTCAATATTTCAATATTCGGTGCACTGAAATATTGCTACTTGGACTGCAGACTGTGCATATGGATATACAGTATGAAACTCAGAGCCAGGGACATGGCTCAGAAAATGCTACAACGTTTATTAGATAGTTTTAAAACGTGTGCTAACGAACCCTCGCTCCCTTAAATCAACATTTCTTTGTTAATTTCTCTGCTGAAACTTCCTCCTTGACGATCAGCCATCTTGAAGCCGACATGTGTTGCTTAAACGGGCGTGGTCCTGCGGTTAACGCCGTCTTTTGTGCCTTTGGCGAAGCAGTTGTGAACTTGCAGAAAGTTGGGTGGTTCTGGGTAGGGTCCGAGCGCGCCTCCTGACCTCAGTGGGTGTTCTCGACCTAGAGTGTACATGGAGATCTCACCTAGAGGGAGAGCGGACGCCGCCATCTTCCTCCCGACGGGCGAGTTGTCTCGAGACGGCTCCGTGGAATGCGAGCTGGACCGAGAGCGCCGTCGGCGCTGGCGGTAACTTGGAATTCGCATGTATGGTGAGGAGGACGACGGGCCAGTTTTCAGGAAGTTGCGACGTTTGACGTGTACTTCCTTGTTTCTCTCAATGTAGATGTTGACAGCAAGCACGCCGATGGCTTCGGCCACGATGAACGACAGCGCGCCAGAGTAGAAGGACCAACCGTAGCTGTACTGGTTCTTCTTGTCTTCGCCTTTCTTGTCGCTGGGGTCGCCGACGTTGCTCGAGATGTACACAATGATGCCTATGATGTTGCTCAGACCTGGTAAAAGATTGTATATTGTCATTAAAGAAAAAGCATTAGACCCTCTGATTATAGCATTCTTTAACATAAAATCTTTTACAGGTGTGATAACTTGTTCTTTATGTCAGATCATACACTGTTCCACATACTATTTATCTAAAAATCTTGGAGTTTAAGGCTGACTTTGGTGATGTTTCTGACACAAAGCCACCACAGACCCAATCTTTACCTGCAGCAACAAACAAGATGCCAGCACTAAGGAGGATGTTGTTCCTGCCGCTGTAAGCTCGTCctacagccacacacactcctcccagcagcagcaggataGTGCTCAGGATGGGGAAAAGGCTGGATGCTCGCACAATCCCTATACAAACAGCAAACACTCATGTTAGAGCTCGCACTGCTTCACTTTTTGACTACGTTTCATCCAGGACAGTCAGATATCTTATTATGTAAGAGGCAGGAATCCTAACTTAGTAGTTGacattaaaataatgtttaaaaccATTTACAGCTTTCTATTTCATGTTCCCAGCTACCATTAGGAGGGAAGGCCTTCTGTAGGAAGACTCATTTTCCATCTATATTGTTTTACTAATAACTGAAATAAACAGGAGATTTCAATagtaaatattttgaaatagtCAACAGTGATGTATAAAGTACCCAATAGTCACCCTATCTGCCCCATTTCTTACCGCCCCAACCATACTGccccccatcacacacacacacacttcaatggAAAGGGCAATTTTCCCTAGAGTCATAAGGTCaattaaatgaaatcaaaatTTCAATTCTAGGTTGTAATACTACACAATGTTTGGGGAGTGTTTGGGGTGGCCTGGGGTGGGGAGGCTGTAGGTGGGTGAGGGGGGTCTGATTGAGGTGCGGGGTCCACATATTGCATTTTTTGCACAAGGGTTCTACAGTTAGAAACATTTGTGTCAAAGAGGTTAGAGGATAATGACCAGACTGGGTCAAGCTTACAGGAATTCTAAtggtgctgagcagaaaagcgttATCAAACCAGATAACACACCTGTCCTTCCTGTAAAACCACAGCAGTGATTCATGGGGAACATTTGGAATTGACCAGTTTGAGCTTGTTTGATGAATGAATCACTGACAGTTTTCTGGGAAGTCATTTTTTTAACACTTAAGGCATCATAGTGGAATCGTAATGTGAGTGTAAAGCCGAACCCAAACCCTCAGCATTCTGCAGGTGTGTGGGTCATTTCAGTTTTCCTTAAAAGGAGATTTTACATGGATGTGCTGGAACAATCAGGGATCAGTTTCATGGTAAAACTGCCATTGATTATATTAGATTTATGTTATATGGTAATTTCAGGCAACAAGTCTATTATTGATACGTAAAATGCAGTatactattattttttactttacattGCTGTTGCACGATTTGTTACGTTTACACTTTGCTACTTTTTGTACTTCACATATAATTTTTTGCAATTTGAGAAGCAGTGGAAAATCATAGCacaagaatttcattgtatatTGATGCTTAAAGCACTTTATGGTCCTGACAATAAACATCAAGCTGTGTTAAACAGGTAAGACGTGGTCAGTAAAGGTCAAATGAGTTCAAATgaatttataatgatttaatgatcATATATCACATTAAAAA
This genomic window contains:
- the cacng4a gene encoding voltage-dependent calcium channel gamma-4 subunit, producing the protein MARCDRGVQTLLTALGAFAAFSLMTVAIGTDYWLYSRAYVCNATNSSADEAENLLQPKKTKGDLTHSGLWRICCIEGINKGSCYRINHFPEDNDYDTDSSEYILRIVRASSLFPILSTILLLLGGVCVAVGRAYSGRNNILLSAGILFVAAGLSNIIGIIVYISSNVGDPSDKKGEDKKNQYSYGWSFYSGALSFIVAEAIGVLAVNIYIERNKEVHVKRRNFLKTGPSSSSPYMRIPSYRQRRRRSRSSSHSTEPSRDNSPVGRKMAASALPLGEISMYTLGREHPLRSGGALGPYPEPPNFLQVHNCFAKGTKDGVNRRTTPV